The genomic segment cactatcaaacctatggacacagtcgtctgcCCAACTCCAattgtagaagtggtatctatcctgtgggcatgagactaacctattgggcttatgttttagtaaggtgggggaccacattctcgaggtaggaagggctttaccttcatccgaatctgagctcgaggcttcgtcattagcctcattccccgatagcggactccttatgcgaactggaagtggcggccttgcttctctcctcggagggagggcgcctatgggcaaaggcacctgctcccagtgttcatactttttattggaccagtcagaggtggactggccctcccccaaaagtccgcattttCGGAGCCTGTCCTtgtgtaaaaggtataagagagacctcctgccatgggggagttggagcagggtctctctgtgccccttcattgtctcgtcaggagtgggatgctgaaaattggctgaaagacaaaacatatttcaactaagtacggatctaagagatAAAGTCCTGAGCACAGAAACAAAAATAACgagagtacttacgaatccgcctgaacgagtagtgtcgagacggggacagatcGTCTGTCCTGAAGaaggccctcttgaaatcaggcggatgattgggaagatcttcaaataccttcttctctttgggatagctcgaaagataataaaagccatctcctccctgagctcgggaggggtttcttttcagacaaaagagatataaaatttcttgaggcgaaggtccttcccacgtcagctcgtggtatagcgacctcagggcagacaacaccctgtaagaattggtgttaagttggaatggagccaacccaaagAAATCCGtgaaagtccttgaaaaaagacttcaagggcaacagtgctcccgccctcatgtgttcctggctccatgccgcgtatttcaCCTTGGCGTTGCGGCCCCCAGGGGCAAAGCAGCTTCGTTCGTGAtcggtcggagctcgacactttaaagaacctgacaagctgaggccatggaaggccaagatgtcagttatctgactattCGAGGTAACCGAggtccaatagtgctcggcctcgaacatttctttcctcggctgtgaggaagaaggttcccccattattgaaaattgaagttctcctggatTGAAGGCGACAGTGACTTTTAGTGCtaggtcgaggggaatcggcctaggccctgaattgggttctggataaagggcctcccgaagatttctcctcttcccctctatgacctcgtctatttggcggcggtaatgagctcgaatatcctcctgcttgcgcgcaagctcgtactcccttatccgatgttgattccgggcgaacagcgattctgggctcggggtttttggctcgtaagggattgccagcaacgacccccaccgtctttccagattctgtgacatctagcgagaaagaaaaaatggtgagggccatgcatgcaagaattacgagttcGAAAAGacgagctcggggtttaggaacaaaacaagctatatattaagacccttgttaaagagtcaggacgtacgttccacgagaaaggaaggagagtagataattttttgaaaatcctgaaaatCAGGGcaaaaaagagtggcggttaactaGAAAAGGCAGCAttgggtttcgtgcattagcCAAAGCCAaagttttttacccgaaatcttggtgtacaagaaacgtctcttaaaattttaaaacccaggaaacaggaatcttgctcaaacatcataactgggtatgaaccagtgatgtaaattctgtgttggaaatctaaaaagcataagagcctatcggatagaaatctcctatcgtattatgctaagaatgtaaactagtacatacaAAGACACAACAAGAACAGCATGaacaaaaactgacaaaatggaaaacaaagattgcatacttacacaataatggcgattgcagagagatcgttgaatgaaggagaggttgcaaataagaactcacggactcgaacaaaccagggtttctttgtttctttggctgagaaaacatgcacgggatagaagctttataggaaggtctctggtttcgtttttttctctcttttcttgctcctggtgaacgaaaataaaaaagaagatgatgagtggggtctcatatatatagatggaaaaaggagATTAATCTAGGGCTTTGAATGAAATCCCTAGATCCAatggatggggatcaatgacaagatggcgctgaaaaggtggcagacggatgatcgtgggcatgtttccaaggtactcaagtaccaaaaatgagtaaaacccagctgacgcgtgtccattttcaaaagtgtatgacggtacggttcccgaagaaagtagttcccGAAGAAATTGGTATAAAAATGTAAGAGCTAATAACAAAAACTAGTTTTCATAAATTATTTAATGTTGTATAATTTTGCATTTATTATGTGCATGTAGCTTTTGATTttaaaattgaataaataaatattaattagtgttatacccagatttcgagctatgttaaatgtaacctcgaaagttggattcacaaacgaatggactcgtaaggtttagagtatgctccaggactaaatatcgagcctgcaagactgagacgacctcgaatatggtgacctcgaagtgttcacgatctcgaaaggtagctccggagacgcatctatcctcatggatgacctcggatcaggggttccgagctcgacgcacatacaaTCTCGAAAGTCGTGTGACCttgggagatgtcattagctcgaaagctgacgagaaacctgggaggctaaggccttggagatatatgataaaaaccgtgaatatctataagtgttgtccataagagacgtaatcttcatttattactgtaaatcccctaaagtcgtgggatattatttggttagttatacgccccctggtcttcaggggacgtttccttttatatctgattataggcatttaaagccatttattttatttacacaaaaagagtaactacccaatatatgtgggatagtattcgacaaccttctctataaatagagaggtcatgcaccattgtaatggaccgaaattctgaatctTGGgaaaaaactctgaagaattcttgcttaaagaattttcagagataatcttgagtttaataacagagactcgtggagtaggcagatttaactgctgaaccacgtaaaaatcgtgttttgtgttgttattttttaattggtcattactagtaattgtttatgtgctcttctttcactgttgacgaaaaacggcgtcaacaattagTAATAAATTTTGGTTATTAGTATGAATTATTTGAGGCGAAAATACTTAAGTTTTTCAGATTGTAAcacttaaatatatttatttttttgcagCTAAAATACATCCAGTTATACAAAAATACATGCTGTAGGTACCTGAACATTAAGTGTCAGATAAGCACCTATGTGTCAACACATGACTGGTCCAcgcataatttttattttaaaatataaaaaaaagatttcaaattcattttaaaaattaattacaaactaattaacaaaaataaaaacttagaaaactaaaaaataatttaaatatcataatttaattgaattaaaattaaaataaatcatcaaataaaaagaaaataaccaTACCATTTTCTCTCCCTCATCTCTCgatactctctctctccctttccctCCGTCTTGTCTTCACCACCACCGGCAACGGGCGCCACCACTTCAAGCTATGCCAGGCACACTGGTACTTCTGGTTCTTCAGATCCGACGACTGCTTAGTGAGCTTCAAATCCGAAGGGGCTTCAGGCGACAAGTTTTGAGCGGTTCTGCTCCATTTGAATCTGAGTAGTTTATAAAGGGGTTTGGTTTGAATGGCtttagttttggattgaatttggtcCATATTTGTTATTACATTGGGTTGTTGTTTGTGTAATGTGGGTTTATCTCTTTTGTAATTTTGAGTATTAAAAGAACAGATTGATAAAATACTCGAACATTGTATTGCTTTGTTTGGATGAAAAAATTTAGGTTTATTTTTTTGTTCTTCCAAAACTTCGATAGGGACAAAAGCTTTGAGAATATCAGTTTTGagaagtttgaatttttttttttactgaagAAATCTGGGTATGTAAAAATTTCAGTACATGAATAAGCTTAATCTGGGTTCAATAACGATTTTAATAATGATGAACTTGCTTTTTTAGCAATAACAATCGGAATCATGAACTCATTAACAATTTGGTTTTTTAGCAATAATATTCTTGATTaatgttttttaaaaattatttagctTAAGTGAAACCAATctaagtttttatttttgttaattattttttaatttttaaactgaattttaattaattttcaactttttttagatttttaaataattttttaaataaaaattaaatgtgGACCAATTATATGTTAACGCGTATGCGCTTCTTTGGCACTTAACGACCATATAAAATGTGACGGAAGGTATTttaactacaaaaaaaaaatgaattaggtatttaaatgatataatctgtaaaatttaaatattttcatcACAAATAACCCTATTagtatatattaaattaaattttaaaaattatgttttctatTAAGTCGCTAAATGTTGTTATATTCACTTGAATATCACCATATAATGGCTTTTTAATGACGACATTTGTCATCATTAAAGTCTATATAGTGACAACTTTTATGTTTTTATAGCTAAAACATTACTTTTAGCAACGACCTTCTAACGATGACATATATCAACGATGTCGTCGTTGTTAGACTGCTGCCCATTTTATTACGTCAAAGTAATGTCGACTTCAATTGTTCAAGGATAAACTTATAATTTCACATTCAAAAGCACAAAAAGGCTCAAAAACATCAACAATCTCTCTCATTTTTTGATTCTTAACTTCATCTTCTCGTTTTCTGAGAAATGAAAAAAGTTCCGTTTAGTAATAAAACTATATTACACATTGGGAAAATGTTGGTGTATTTCGCTTTTAAAAATTGATTTTAACTTAAGATAAACTATTGGTTTGTCTATACGGACTTTATCCAAAAGAAATTTTAATGACAGTTACAATAATGGTTGTTTTCGATTTTTATCATCTCTAAAATTTAAATTAGGAAATTAAGTAATATACTTAGAGAAGGTTATggaatatattattaatttattatactTTAACATGATTAATCTTTTGGAAGCGCGTAGCTATGATCCTCACTTGCATATATAGAACTGTATGTTTAAAATTTCTTTTGCAGTTCTATCTTTGATCTAGTACTAATGTTATCACTTATAGTTTATGAAGTTCTCGATCTGGTCTAGTTTTTAATTCTAATCTTAAAATGAGCACGAGAAGAAGTTACAAAATTCATTTTTGTCCAAGTGTACTGTGGATCAATCAACTATAATAAATAGGGGTGGACAGAGAATTTATTATTTTCACGCATAAAGACACTTTACTAGTTATTCATTTTTACGCTTGTGTCATTTCTTTCTAGATGTATGCTAGATGGTCTAGGAGGAAGTCTTGAAAATTGAAGAAAACAAATAAGATGAGATCAATATTTCTATTTGTGCACATCACTCTTGTAGCATATGGTATATACCACTACTACAACAAAgaatttttaggactagcattgcgagtcctaaaaaagtttttaggactcgcggggcgcgagtcctctatttgagagcctaaAAAACTGTTTTAGTTGAGTTCCTTTAATTaagcttttaggactcgcatcgcgagtcctaaaataatatttttaggactcgcaacgcgagtcctaaaaaatctggtgcgagtcctaaaaaatctggttgagtgcctttaattaagtttttaggactcgtattgcgagtcctaaaagaatgtttttaggactcgcaatgcgagtcctaaaaaatctgattGAGtgctttaattaattttttgggaCTCACTTTGCATGctcttaaaagtaatttttttttttaaaaaatgcagctacaattttcattttgatttagaaaaaatatatccctttgagtgtccaaaatgtattatatatgttagatttcaaaattttcaaaagaaaatacaacaaaataattttttattaattactcaaaaatataatttcaatatttagtctacttggcttacaaaatcatattacatgatagtttatactacaatcaaattctattatcaccaaatattaaacaagaaatgtatacaaagttagtgaaatatattttttattctaaaaacttcaactaccaatgttgtctagtattgcgccaaagaaatgcatctcaatatagacctgcacattataaaaaagttctttaatacacatcttgcactgaaaatagaaaattaaaaCATAGTAAAGTACACATCGTGCactgaaaatagaaagaaaaaaaaaaccaaacatagtaaaatacacatcttgcactgaaaatagaagaaaaagagaaaagccaACATGTCACCATCTATAGAAAACcggacagcatatcccctaatttactagcctagctaTCTGTTAcattcaacaccaacatgtcaaacaaatcaaatagCACACTGATTTTCAACCATATAGTAACACCCTTTCATCTTTTCATTAATCGATAACACCCTTTTCCAGTAAATATACACACAAGGTTGAAATAAACTTAGTGCATTACAAACATACACCCTTTCATAAGATTTGAACAATAGATacatatatatgtttaaatacCAAATCAGAACACTTCATGTTTAACCTCAAAAACTATTTGTATATAATCAATTATTTCTAGCTAAATTTTCTTATTTGACCCCGTCAAAGCAGGGGATCAAAATACATTGACTAAGAAAACTAGTAATACACCAAACCATCCTTCAACACATAGAACAAAGAAACTATCAAAgcaaaataacacaaaaaatgatGTCCAAAGTTGGTAATATGAGCCTATATATCTTCCTTTTTGAAACCTTTATTCTGTGAGAAGGGACAAGAAGAAAACTAGCATATATAAAACAAGAAGTACAAAAGGCTATGCTATATGTGTATGCCAACACACAATAAGTACATTCATACAAGTATATGTTATAatgaaaccaatcaaacaaacaaacacaattcaattataggaTAATCATAGACAAGTCTACATAAAATCGAACAACATTTTCCATACACTAGAAACCAACCATCTGCCAatatcaattcaaacaacacacaagttttcttccttatctccgcagcacacaaatttctcagatcctacttcactaaaacacacaagttctcaaccttccgctatcaccgcagcacacaataataatcccagaacctactacactatggatgaatatttaagatattcaaactcctctaacatttgcatagtattaaaataaaagttagaggcatacctcttgcaaactgttgcCAAAAAAGTTTCTTTGAAGTTCGTCTCAGCACATAAACACCTTTACAATGTAATAAGATATAATGAAAGTGAGTCAAATccgaattaaataattaaataataatggaaagagtgaaaaataaaatataactaaggtatgaatggtaatattaaaagtttatatatattttgtttttccaatTGAAAGTTGATATAAAggtatgaataatattgactttACTTGTTGAATGTTGTTGAGTGTttaacttcttttttcttttttgaggaAAGTAGAGTATTTAACTTTCGcaccttaaaaaaaaaatatgagttaCTTAAAATCGACTCAAGTAAATGAAAATATGAAAAACTTATTCAATTAATAAGTgacatatatatgtatgaatagtATTTAAAAATACATAAATGGCATTTGAATATATCATGGCACGTTTAGGCCCAGTGTGATAGAGTAACttattcaataattaactctAAATAATTCTGCTATTGTAAAAAGTATATAGCTGTAACATATATAAAATTTTTATGTGCTtcctaaattataattttaaaacaatgTAATAATATGTCTAGCTAGAGAATATATGACACTAGCTATATATTATACTGCaccaataataaaaaataatgtcaAAGATTACCTTATAACAATAATTCTTGATATAATATAATGATAATTTCCATCTCCAAGAGTCAATTCAATAAGAGATCGCTCATATGGATGAATAGTATGTATCTTTGGAAAACTCTCCATGTAAGTCCTCAAAGGAGCTGCCAATTCCTGAAGACAGAGAAAGAAAGCAATATGTCAAAAAATTTACAGAAGAACCACTCTCCTTCCCTCTCAACCTCACCAACTACCAATATTTATGTAGAAAGTGCAAAACATATTACTATTCAGAGTATTTAATGGGTGATGAtactttaaattataaatgaaAAATG from the Humulus lupulus chromosome X, drHumLupu1.1, whole genome shotgun sequence genome contains:
- the LOC133807368 gene encoding uncharacterized protein LOC133807368 isoform X2 produces the protein MVMQSFDILYSAIKKAKRVSPTKGIANIAKRERNSAAKQLDALMKELAAPLRTYMESFPKIHTIHPYERSLIELTLGDGNYHYIISRIIVIRCLCAETNFKETFLATVCKRSILRCISLAQY
- the LOC133807368 gene encoding uncharacterized protein LOC133807368 isoform X1 translates to MIKQEKLPEKLETVGAFQKLPMVMQSFDILYSAIKKAKRVSPTKGIANIAKRERNSAAKQLDALMKELAAPLRTYMESFPKIHTIHPYERSLIELTLGDGNYHYIISRIIVIRCLCAETNFKETFLATVCKRSILRCISLAQY